A part of Solicola gregarius genomic DNA contains:
- a CDS encoding glycine betaine ABC transporter substrate-binding protein: MKLSINPSSTPLRALAVTAAIGLALSGCSLDDEPKAKSGDLAEEASLDGASLTVGGKEFTEQLILCEITAQALESAGADVERKCGLAGSNTTHTALTSGEIDMYWEYTGTTWISYLKHTDPIPDAQKQFDAVAKEDLAKNDIEWLDPAQYNSTYAIAVASDTADELGVKTLSDYAKVANSNPEDASMCVNSEFEARNDGLPGLEKKYGFDLPSDAVKTIAMGTIPKAVSEGDPCNFGDMTSVDGRIPALDLTVLEDDKHFFPIYNPAPNVNKDVLADNPDIAKVLSPIAEALDEEAIQKLNAKVDIDGLQPEDAAQEWLQEHDFIG; encoded by the coding sequence ATGAAGTTATCGATCAACCCCTCATCGACCCCGCTACGCGCACTGGCGGTGACGGCCGCCATCGGCCTCGCCCTCAGCGGCTGCAGCCTGGACGACGAGCCGAAGGCGAAGTCCGGCGATCTGGCGGAGGAGGCGTCCCTCGACGGCGCGAGCCTCACCGTCGGCGGCAAGGAGTTCACCGAGCAGCTGATCCTGTGCGAGATCACGGCGCAGGCGCTGGAGTCCGCGGGTGCCGACGTCGAGCGCAAGTGCGGCCTCGCCGGCAGCAACACGACGCACACCGCGCTGACGTCCGGTGAGATCGACATGTACTGGGAGTACACCGGCACCACCTGGATCAGCTACCTCAAGCACACCGACCCGATCCCCGATGCGCAGAAGCAGTTCGACGCGGTCGCCAAGGAGGATCTGGCGAAGAACGACATCGAGTGGCTCGACCCGGCGCAGTACAACAGCACGTACGCGATCGCCGTCGCCAGCGACACCGCGGACGAGCTCGGGGTCAAGACGCTCAGCGACTACGCGAAGGTCGCGAACTCCAACCCCGAGGACGCGTCGATGTGCGTGAACTCCGAGTTCGAGGCTCGCAACGACGGCCTCCCCGGCCTGGAGAAGAAGTACGGCTTCGACCTGCCGAGCGACGCGGTGAAGACCATCGCCATGGGCACGATCCCCAAGGCGGTCTCCGAGGGCGACCCCTGCAACTTCGGTGACATGACGTCGGTCGACGGCCGCATCCCGGCGCTCGACCTGACCGTGCTCGAGGACGACAAGCACTTCTTCCCGATCTACAACCCCGCGCCGAACGTCAACAAGGACGTCCTGGCCGACAACCCCGACATCGCGAAGGTGTTGAGCCCGATCGCGGAGGCCCTCGACGAGGAGGCCATCCAGAAGCTCAACGCGAAGGTCGACATCGACGGCCTCCAGCCCGAGGACGCCGCGCAGGAGTGGCTGCAGGAGCACGACTTCATCGGCTGA
- a CDS encoding ABC transporter permease, with amino-acid sequence MTFREYIDYQWQDLLLYTFQHIQVVLIAVGLGALIAIVVGTLVYDRPVARQVILTVTATMLTIPSFAMFGLLIPWLGLGAAPTIFALTFYAIFPILRNVITGLQSVPAEVEEAARGMGLSARRRLILVRVPLAWPVLLNGVRVATILCVAIAAIAAAVNGPGLGKPIFEGLARVGGANALNATLSGVIGVMAVALILDLLFILIARLTTSRGIRD; translated from the coding sequence GTGACGTTCCGGGAGTACATCGACTACCAGTGGCAGGACCTGCTGCTGTACACCTTCCAGCACATCCAGGTGGTGTTGATCGCCGTGGGCCTCGGTGCCCTGATCGCGATCGTGGTCGGCACGCTCGTCTACGACCGGCCCGTCGCCCGCCAGGTCATTCTCACGGTCACCGCGACCATGCTGACGATTCCGTCGTTCGCGATGTTCGGTCTGCTGATCCCGTGGCTCGGGCTCGGTGCTGCCCCGACGATCTTCGCGCTGACGTTCTACGCGATCTTCCCGATCCTGCGCAACGTGATCACCGGCCTGCAGTCCGTACCCGCCGAGGTCGAAGAAGCGGCCCGCGGTATGGGCCTGTCCGCACGACGGCGGCTGATCCTCGTCCGCGTGCCGCTCGCGTGGCCCGTGCTACTGAACGGCGTCCGGGTCGCCACCATCTTGTGCGTGGCGATCGCCGCGATCGCCGCTGCCGTCAACGGCCCGGGGCTAGGCAAGCCGATCTTCGAGGGCCTCGCGAGAGTCGGTGGCGCAAACGCGCTCAACGCCACGCTGAGCGGCGTCATCGGCGTGATGGCGGTTGCGCTGATTCTCGATTTGCTGTTCATCCTGATCGCCCGACTGACCACCTCACGAGGTATCCGTGACTGA
- a CDS encoding ABC transporter ATP-binding protein — MTDDAHPTMIQLDRVSKTYPGSTAPAIEELSLDVRAGEIVVLVGPSGCGKTTTMRMINRLIEPTTGRVILDGDDVTNVNADELRRRIGYVIQQVGLLPHMTVASNIGLVPRALGWEKKRIRERVEELLDLVGLDPAMYRGRYPKQLSGGQQQRVGVARALAADPPVMLMDEPFGAIDPIVRDRLQDEFLALQQQIHKTVVFVTHDIQEAVKLGDRIAIFAEGGRIAQYDTPAQILANPADEFVSSFIGAGAAVRLLRLEQTGSMPLLPLDDALAEKHGRGEAAVVRADQSLYATLDAMLHAHDDVAVVVDGNGSVVGGLPWSTVLARAVDGVGSGPT; from the coding sequence GTGACTGACGACGCACACCCGACGATGATTCAGCTGGACCGCGTCAGCAAGACGTACCCCGGCAGCACCGCTCCGGCCATCGAGGAGCTGTCTCTCGACGTACGCGCGGGCGAGATCGTCGTGCTCGTCGGCCCGTCCGGATGCGGCAAGACCACGACGATGCGGATGATCAACCGGCTGATCGAGCCCACAACGGGCCGGGTCATCCTCGACGGCGACGACGTCACGAACGTCAACGCCGATGAGCTCCGCCGGCGCATCGGCTACGTGATCCAGCAAGTCGGACTACTGCCGCACATGACCGTCGCATCGAACATCGGCCTCGTGCCCCGCGCCCTTGGCTGGGAGAAGAAGCGCATCCGCGAGCGCGTCGAGGAGCTGCTCGACCTCGTGGGGCTGGACCCCGCGATGTACCGCGGCAGATATCCGAAGCAGCTGTCGGGCGGCCAACAGCAGCGAGTCGGGGTCGCCAGGGCACTGGCGGCCGATCCGCCGGTGATGTTGATGGACGAGCCGTTCGGCGCGATCGACCCGATCGTCCGCGACCGGCTGCAAGACGAGTTCCTCGCGCTGCAGCAGCAGATCCACAAGACGGTCGTGTTCGTCACGCACGACATCCAGGAGGCGGTGAAGCTGGGCGACCGGATCGCCATCTTCGCCGAGGGCGGTCGCATCGCGCAGTACGACACCCCCGCGCAGATCCTCGCCAACCCCGCCGACGAGTTCGTCTCCTCATTCATCGGTGCCGGCGCCGCCGTACGACTGCTGCGTCTCGAGCAGACGGGTTCGATGCCGCTGCTCCCCCTCGACGATGCGCTTGCGGAGAAGCATGGTCGGGGCGAGGCCGCCGTCGTACGTGCCGACCAGAGCCTGTACGCGACGCTCGACGCAATGCTGCACGCGCACGATGACGTCGCCGTCGTGGTCGACGGCAACGGGTCCGTGGTCGGCGGCCTCCCGTGGAGCACCGTGCTCGCGCGCGCCGTGGACGGCGTCGGGAGCGGTCCGACATGA
- a CDS encoding ABC transporter permease, with the protein MSALIDGGQQALGRVDDVRTPPRKGFAFYFDLLFIPVVLVCSLIALFAYVQGQTLDDIETRTLTADKIWTLVGQHLKLVAVSSVAVVALAVPIGILLTRPAIRRASAVVLPLANFGQAIPSIGVLTLFGIWFSFGFTYAVFALILVSFLSVLRNTIVGIDGLDPAYIDAARGMGLSRAEVLFRVELPLAVPVIMAGIRVALILNVGSAALATFTNAGGLGSMIETGLTLQRDPILITGAVLTACLALAIDWLAGLAERLLRPRGL; encoded by the coding sequence ATGAGCGCGCTGATCGACGGTGGGCAGCAGGCGCTGGGCCGCGTCGACGACGTCAGGACGCCGCCACGCAAGGGCTTCGCGTTCTACTTCGACCTTCTCTTCATCCCGGTCGTCCTGGTTTGCTCCTTGATCGCGCTTTTCGCGTACGTGCAGGGCCAAACGCTCGATGACATCGAGACCCGCACTCTCACAGCGGACAAGATCTGGACGCTCGTCGGGCAGCACCTGAAGTTGGTTGCCGTCTCGAGCGTCGCGGTCGTCGCGCTCGCGGTTCCGATCGGCATCCTGCTCACCCGGCCGGCCATCCGCCGCGCATCGGCCGTTGTTCTCCCACTTGCCAACTTCGGTCAAGCGATTCCGTCCATCGGCGTGCTGACCCTGTTCGGCATCTGGTTCAGCTTCGGCTTCACGTACGCCGTCTTCGCGTTGATCCTGGTTTCGTTCCTCTCCGTGCTACGCAACACGATCGTCGGCATCGACGGGCTCGACCCGGCCTACATCGACGCCGCCCGCGGCATGGGTTTGTCCAGGGCCGAGGTGCTGTTCCGGGTCGAGCTCCCCCTGGCCGTCCCGGTGATCATGGCGGGCATCCGGGTCGCGCTCATCCTGAACGTCGGAAGTGCCGCGCTCGCCACGTTCACCAACGCCGGCGGCCTCGGCAGCATGATCGAGACCGGCCTCACCCTGCAGCGCGATCCGATCCTGATCACCGGCGCCGTACTCACGGCGTGCCTCGCCCTCGCGATCGACTGGCTCGCCGGGCTCGCCGAACGCCTGCTGCGCCCGCGCGGCCTCTAA